From the genome of Pseudomonas sp. AB6, one region includes:
- a CDS encoding DMT family transporter, with protein sequence MNLSLYLLTVLIWGTTWIALKWQLGDVAIPVSIVYRFGFAALVLFVILLLSGRLQKVNRRGQLLCLAQGLCLFCVNFMCFYTASQWIPSGLIAVVFSTSTLWNALNARLFFRQKVARNVLAGGGLGLIGLACMFWPELSGHTASHETLIGLGLALLGTLCFSAGNMLSSLQQKAGLRPLTTNAWGMLYGATMLAVYCVVSGTPFSFEWSTRYIGSLVYLVIAGSVIGFTAYLTLVGRMGPERAAYCTVLFPVVALNISAFAEGYQWTLPALMGLVLVMLGNVLVFRKPKPVTVVTGTLA encoded by the coding sequence ATGAACCTCTCTTTGTACCTGCTCACCGTACTGATCTGGGGCACCACCTGGATTGCCCTCAAATGGCAGTTGGGCGATGTGGCGATTCCGGTGTCGATCGTCTATCGCTTTGGCTTCGCGGCCTTGGTGCTGTTCGTGATCCTACTGCTCAGCGGTCGGCTGCAGAAGGTCAATCGGCGCGGCCAACTGCTTTGTCTGGCGCAGGGCCTCTGCCTGTTCTGCGTGAACTTCATGTGTTTTTACACCGCCAGCCAATGGATTCCCAGCGGCTTGATCGCCGTCGTGTTTTCCACCTCGACGCTTTGGAATGCGCTGAACGCTCGACTCTTTTTCCGCCAGAAAGTCGCGCGTAACGTATTGGCTGGTGGTGGCTTGGGGTTGATCGGTCTGGCGTGCATGTTTTGGCCTGAATTGTCCGGGCATACCGCCAGCCATGAAACCTTGATCGGCTTGGGCTTGGCGCTGCTGGGTACGCTGTGTTTCTCAGCGGGGAATATGCTGTCCAGCTTGCAACAGAAAGCAGGGTTGAGACCGCTAACCACCAATGCATGGGGGATGCTCTACGGGGCGACAATGTTGGCGGTGTATTGCGTAGTGAGCGGCACACCCTTCAGTTTTGAATGGAGCACCCGTTACATCGGGTCGTTGGTGTATTTGGTGATTGCGGGTTCCGTGATTGGTTTTACCGCCTACCTGACGTTGGTCGGGCGTATGGGGCCGGAGCGTGCAGCGTATTGCACGGTGCTGTTCCCGGTAGTGGCATTGAATATTTCGGCTTTTGCCGAAGGTTACCAATGGACATTGCCCGCGTTGATGGGGCTGGTATTGGTGATGTTAGGGAATGTGTTGGTGTTTCGTAAGCCAAAACCGGTGACGGTGGTGACGGGAACGCTGGCATAG
- a CDS encoding D-glycerate dehydrogenase, protein MKKTVLAFSRVSPEMAERLQQDFNVIVPDPKLGDMNEQFDAALPHAHGMIGAGRKLGREQLQSASNLEVVSSISVGYDNYELGYFNERGIMLTNTPDVLTESTADLAFALLMSSARRVAELDAWTKAGQWKRTVEAGYFGTDVHGKTLGIVGIGNIGASIARRGHFGFNMPILYSGNSHKPELEQQMGAQFRSLDQLLAESDFVCLVVPLSEKTKHLIGTRELALMKPSAILINISRGPVVDEPALIEALKNATIRGAGLDVYEKEPLAESPLFQLSNAVTLPHIGSATHETRQAMADRAYQNLRSALLGEKPQDLVNPQVWNG, encoded by the coding sequence ATGAAAAAGACTGTCCTTGCGTTCAGCCGCGTATCCCCCGAAATGGCCGAGCGCCTGCAGCAAGATTTCAACGTGATCGTACCCGACCCGAAATTGGGCGATATGAATGAACAATTCGACGCCGCGCTGCCCCATGCCCACGGCATGATTGGCGCCGGGCGCAAGCTGGGCCGCGAGCAGTTGCAGAGCGCCAGCAACCTGGAGGTGGTGTCGAGCATCTCGGTGGGTTACGACAACTACGAGCTGGGCTACTTCAACGAGCGCGGCATCATGCTGACCAACACCCCGGACGTACTAACCGAAAGCACGGCAGACTTGGCCTTCGCGCTGTTGATGAGCAGTGCCCGCCGCGTTGCTGAACTGGACGCGTGGACCAAAGCTGGCCAGTGGAAACGCACGGTCGAAGCTGGGTATTTCGGCACCGACGTGCACGGCAAAACGTTGGGCATCGTTGGCATAGGGAACATCGGGGCGTCTATTGCCCGACGTGGCCACTTCGGTTTCAACATGCCGATTCTGTACAGCGGCAACAGCCATAAGCCAGAGCTGGAACAGCAGATGGGTGCGCAGTTTCGCAGCCTTGATCAACTGCTTGCGGAGTCGGACTTCGTCTGCCTCGTTGTACCGTTGAGCGAAAAAACCAAACACCTTATTGGCACACGCGAACTGGCGCTGATGAAGCCAAGCGCGATCCTGATCAACATCTCCCGCGGCCCGGTGGTTGATGAACCGGCGCTGATCGAAGCGCTGAAAAACGCCACGATTCGCGGTGCGGGGCTGGACGTGTATGAAAAAGAACCACTGGCAGAATCACCGCTGTTCCAACTGAGCAACGCTGTAACCCTGCCGCACATTGGCTCGGCCACCCACGAGACGCGCCAGGCCATGGCTGACCGTGCGTATCAGAATCTGCGCAGCGCATTGCTCGGTGAGAAACCGCAGGACCTGGTGAACCCGCAGGTGTGGAACGGCTGA
- a CDS encoding LysR family transcriptional regulator, giving the protein MDTLQNMRAFSCVAQAGSFTAAAVQLDTTTANVSRAVSNLEAHLQTRLLNRTTRRIALTEAGKRYLLRCEQILGYVEEAEAEASDAHARPSGQLKVHSMTGVGQHYVIDAIARYRKHHPDVSFDLTMGNRGPDLLEEGYDVSIVLATELADSGFVSQRLGITYSIVCASPAYINAFGAAQKPQDLLNHACLRLVSPVFPLEKWVFDGPEGQEMVTIVTSPFLVNSADAMKAAICSGMGVGILPIYSAIEGLRDGTLVRVLTSYRSQELNLYAIYPSRQYLDAKIRTWVEYLRGSLPEILAAHEADLKTHDLLNIV; this is encoded by the coding sequence ATGGATACCCTGCAAAACATGCGTGCTTTCAGCTGTGTGGCGCAAGCGGGCAGTTTTACTGCCGCTGCGGTACAGCTCGATACAACCACCGCAAACGTATCGCGTGCAGTCTCCAACCTTGAAGCGCACCTGCAAACACGTCTGCTGAACCGCACCACGCGGCGTATTGCCCTAACGGAAGCGGGCAAGCGCTACCTGTTGCGTTGCGAACAGATTCTCGGCTATGTCGAAGAAGCCGAGGCAGAAGCCAGCGATGCCCACGCGCGTCCGTCAGGTCAGCTGAAAGTTCATTCGATGACCGGCGTCGGGCAACACTACGTAATTGACGCAATCGCCCGTTATCGCAAGCACCATCCGGACGTAAGCTTCGACTTAACCATGGGCAACCGCGGACCTGATTTGCTTGAAGAAGGCTACGACGTTTCCATCGTACTGGCCACAGAGCTCGCGGATTCGGGTTTTGTTTCCCAGCGCCTGGGCATCACCTACAGCATTGTGTGCGCCTCACCCGCCTACATCAACGCTTTCGGGGCCGCACAAAAACCCCAGGATTTACTCAACCACGCCTGTCTGCGGTTGGTTAGCCCGGTGTTCCCACTGGAAAAATGGGTGTTCGACGGCCCTGAAGGCCAGGAGATGGTCACCATTGTCACCTCGCCGTTTTTGGTCAATTCGGCCGACGCCATGAAAGCGGCAATTTGCAGCGGGATGGGGGTCGGCATTTTGCCGATTTATTCGGCTATTGAGGGGTTGCGCGACGGCACGTTGGTGCGGGTGCTGACTAGCTACCGTTCGCAAGAATTAAATCTGTACGCAATCTATCCGTCGCGCCAGTACCTGGATGCAAAAATCAGGACATGGGTCGAATACCTGCGCGGGTCGCTGCCGGAGATTCTGGCCGCCCATGAAGCTGATTTGAAAACCCATGATTTACTCAACATCGTCTGA
- a CDS encoding efflux transporter outer membrane subunit: MPRRMSRGLKPLFVMALSLAIGGCIGTGGIGPQEHSIPANELATDEAIQSAAKEAHWPASQWWRAYGDEQLDRWIELAAKDNPSLAMAAARVRQAKAMAGVAESAESLHVSGDSNLKRHNWPTDQFYGPGQLANTSTWDNNASMGLRYSLDLWGQESNTTERALDMAHMSAAEARLAQLELQNDIIRAYIQLSLNYAQRDIVEATLAQQEQILQLAQRRFNGGLGTHFEISEAQTPLPETHRQIDSLDEAIALSGNQLAALAGKGPGEGARLKRPTLSLQTALKLPSSLPAALLGQRPDVVASRWRVAAQARGIDVAHAGFYPNVDLAGSLGFIATGGGMLSFLAGNKFNYSVGPAITLPIFDGGRLRSELGEASAGYDIAVAQYNQTLITALKEISDQLIRRESMAKQQAFAAESVASAQKTYDIAQVAYARGLTDYLNVLNAQTLLFRQQQIQQQVQAARLTAHAELVVALGGGLSAGADSPKEEKTLPSKVPAALAAFDH; this comes from the coding sequence GTGCCGCGTCGCATGTCCAGAGGGCTCAAACCCCTATTTGTTATGGCTCTTTCGCTGGCAATCGGCGGCTGCATTGGAACCGGAGGCATTGGCCCTCAGGAGCATTCCATTCCAGCCAACGAACTGGCAACGGATGAGGCGATCCAGAGTGCTGCCAAAGAGGCGCACTGGCCAGCTTCGCAATGGTGGCGTGCCTATGGTGATGAGCAGCTTGATCGCTGGATCGAACTGGCGGCCAAAGACAACCCAAGTCTGGCAATGGCCGCCGCACGAGTGCGTCAGGCCAAGGCAATGGCAGGTGTCGCCGAGTCGGCCGAATCGCTGCACGTCAGTGGCGATTCGAACCTTAAAAGGCATAATTGGCCAACCGATCAGTTTTACGGCCCAGGTCAACTGGCCAATACCAGCACTTGGGACAACAATGCCTCAATGGGCCTTCGCTATTCTCTAGACCTTTGGGGTCAAGAGAGCAATACCACAGAGCGAGCGTTGGATATGGCTCATATGAGCGCCGCCGAAGCGCGTTTGGCTCAGCTGGAACTACAAAACGACATCATCCGAGCGTATATCCAGTTGTCGCTTAATTACGCACAGCGCGACATCGTTGAGGCGACGCTGGCCCAGCAAGAGCAAATTCTGCAACTGGCACAACGGCGCTTTAACGGGGGCCTGGGTACTCATTTCGAAATCAGTGAGGCCCAAACCCCGTTGCCTGAAACCCATCGTCAGATCGATTCCCTGGACGAGGCCATCGCGCTGAGCGGTAATCAGCTGGCTGCGCTGGCTGGCAAAGGCCCTGGGGAGGGTGCACGTTTGAAGCGCCCGACACTGTCGTTGCAAACTGCGTTGAAACTGCCTTCGTCGCTGCCCGCCGCCTTACTCGGTCAGCGTCCCGACGTGGTAGCTAGCCGCTGGCGGGTTGCGGCTCAAGCGCGTGGCATTGACGTTGCGCACGCCGGTTTCTACCCCAACGTCGATTTGGCTGGCAGCCTCGGCTTCATCGCAACCGGGGGCGGCATGCTCTCGTTCCTGGCAGGTAATAAATTCAACTACAGCGTCGGCCCGGCCATTACTCTGCCAATCTTCGATGGCGGACGTTTGCGTTCAGAGTTGGGCGAAGCTTCTGCCGGTTACGACATCGCGGTGGCGCAGTACAACCAGACCTTGATTACCGCATTGAAGGAAATATCGGACCAACTGATCCGTCGAGAATCGATGGCCAAGCAGCAAGCGTTTGCAGCTGAATCGGTGGCCTCGGCGCAAAAAACCTATGACATCGCGCAGGTCGCTTACGCCCGTGGCCTGACTGATTACCTGAACGTGCTCAACGCGCAGACCTTGCTGTTCCGTCAGCAACAGATCCAACAACAGGTCCAGGCCGCGCGCCTGACGGCACATGCCGAATTGGTGGTCGCGTTGGGCGGTGGTTTGTCAGCGGGCGCCGATTCACCTAAAGAAGAGAAGACCCTGCCGTCGAAAGTTCCGGCTGCACTCGCGGCGTTTGACCATTGA
- a CDS encoding FUSC family protein encodes MASKPAPTGLAALMISFFRSIEWRREFFAWARSDGVTWIYIFKVLFAAFLTYWIALRLELPQPRTSMITVFIVMQLQSGHVFAKSFYRIIGTLAGSAMMVLLMSLFAQNSELFLGSLALWVGFCSAGAARYRNLRAYSFVLAGYTAAMIGLPALAHPEGAFMAAVWRVLEISLGIVCSTVVSAAILPQSTSAAMRNALYQRFGVFARFAADGIRGLSERTAFEASNVRFITEAVGLEGLRSVTVFEDPHMRRRNGRLNRLNSEFMAITTRFNALHQLLERLRSRGLTQVVSAIDPGLATLAELLDGFAGRALTIADAASLERKLAAYKVSLPDQVRSLREILVMGRPSAADLLDFHTAFELLYRFVNDLHNYAQTHASLGDHHHVREQWNESFKSTTSWLSSAASGIRAVFIVGALSAYWLATAWPSGMTMILVSAATVALSATTPNPKRMAFQMACGTLMAAVFGFIETFFVFPYIDGFPLLCVVLAPVFVIGAFLASRPQWAGIGLGLLIFFSIESIPSNMTLFDPYLYVNDYIAMIIGMLVCAAAGAIILPPNSRWLWRRLELHLRRQVLFAISAPLRGLGPGFESRTRDLLHQAYGLAAGQPQVQRGLLRWMFVVLEVGHAIIELRREQEVLPDFACYAHYQPWRHAIRLMGRSLVRLFVQPGRNNLERSLSAVNHAIVCVQLTDEPFAPHFETSALRRVESYLHFIRTSLLDPQSPLAAYAANREPQGLPHAS; translated from the coding sequence ATCGCGAGCAAGCCCGCTCCTACAGGTTTGGCTGCGCTCATGATCAGCTTTTTTCGGTCTATTGAATGGCGTCGCGAGTTTTTCGCGTGGGCACGCAGCGACGGCGTGACCTGGATTTACATCTTCAAAGTCTTGTTTGCGGCGTTTCTGACCTATTGGATCGCGCTTCGTCTTGAGTTGCCGCAACCGCGCACGTCGATGATCACCGTATTTATCGTCATGCAACTGCAAAGCGGACATGTGTTCGCTAAAAGCTTCTATCGGATTATCGGCACCCTGGCCGGCTCAGCCATGATGGTGTTGTTAATGTCTTTGTTCGCCCAAAACAGCGAGCTGTTCCTCGGCAGCCTGGCGTTGTGGGTTGGCTTTTGTTCGGCGGGCGCTGCGCGTTATCGAAACCTGCGGGCGTACAGTTTTGTTCTCGCCGGTTACACCGCAGCGATGATCGGCTTGCCAGCATTGGCGCACCCCGAAGGCGCCTTCATGGCAGCCGTCTGGCGGGTGCTGGAAATCTCCCTTGGAATTGTCTGCTCGACCGTAGTCAGCGCCGCGATCCTGCCGCAAAGCACTAGCGCCGCCATGCGTAACGCGCTCTATCAACGTTTCGGCGTGTTTGCCCGATTTGCCGCTGATGGCATACGCGGCCTCAGTGAGCGGACGGCCTTCGAAGCAAGCAACGTTCGCTTCATCACCGAAGCCGTCGGGTTGGAAGGTCTGCGCAGCGTCACGGTGTTTGAAGACCCGCACATGCGTCGTCGCAACGGCCGATTGAATCGTCTGAACAGCGAATTCATGGCCATTACCACCCGCTTCAACGCCCTGCATCAATTGCTCGAACGGTTACGCTCACGGGGCTTGACGCAAGTGGTGTCGGCCATCGACCCGGGTCTTGCGACCCTGGCTGAATTGCTCGACGGTTTCGCCGGACGCGCATTGACCATTGCTGATGCCGCCTCACTCGAGCGCAAATTGGCGGCCTACAAAGTCAGTCTGCCGGATCAGGTGCGCAGCCTGCGTGAGATCTTGGTAATGGGCCGCCCGAGCGCCGCGGACTTGTTGGATTTCCACACCGCCTTTGAGCTGCTGTACCGCTTCGTCAATGACCTGCACAACTACGCGCAAACCCACGCGTCGTTGGGCGATCACCATCATGTTCGCGAACAGTGGAATGAGTCATTCAAGTCCACCACCAGTTGGTTGTCGTCAGCGGCATCGGGCATTCGCGCGGTATTCATCGTCGGCGCGCTGAGCGCTTACTGGCTGGCCACCGCCTGGCCGAGCGGCATGACCATGATCTTGGTATCGGCGGCGACGGTGGCTTTGTCTGCCACCACGCCGAATCCAAAACGTATGGCATTTCAAATGGCCTGCGGCACGCTAATGGCGGCGGTGTTTGGGTTCATCGAAACCTTCTTTGTTTTTCCCTACATCGATGGTTTTCCGTTGCTCTGTGTGGTGTTGGCTCCGGTGTTCGTCATTGGTGCCTTCCTGGCCTCCCGGCCCCAATGGGCCGGTATCGGACTTGGGTTGCTGATATTTTTCAGCATTGAATCGATACCCAGCAACATGACCCTTTTTGACCCGTACCTTTACGTCAATGATTACATCGCGATGATTATCGGCATGTTGGTCTGTGCTGCAGCAGGGGCAATCATCCTGCCGCCCAACAGCCGCTGGTTGTGGCGTCGGCTGGAACTTCATCTGCGTCGGCAAGTGTTGTTCGCCATCAGCGCACCCCTACGCGGCTTGGGCCCGGGTTTCGAAAGCCGCACCCGCGATCTGCTGCACCAGGCCTATGGGCTGGCCGCCGGCCAGCCGCAGGTGCAGCGCGGATTATTGCGCTGGATGTTCGTGGTGCTGGAAGTGGGTCACGCGATTATCGAGTTGCGCCGTGAACAAGAGGTGCTGCCGGATTTCGCGTGCTATGCCCATTACCAGCCTTGGCGCCATGCGATCCGGCTTATGGGGCGTTCGTTGGTACGATTGTTCGTTCAGCCTGGTAGGAACAACCTTGAACGCAGCTTGAGCGCGGTTAATCACGCTATCGTCTGCGTGCAGCTAACCGACGAACCCTTCGCCCCGCACTTTGAAACTTCAGCGTTACGCAGGGTTGAGAGCTATCTGCACTTCATCCGTACTTCGTTACTTGATCCGCAATCACCCCTGGCTGCGTACGCTGCCAACCGTGAGCCGCAAGGACTTCCGCATGCCTCGTGA
- a CDS encoding DUF1656 domain-containing protein yields MPREIAFHGLYMPTVTVMFLIATVLAWVLDRILSAFDLYRFFWHPALLRLSMFACIFGVLGLTVYG; encoded by the coding sequence ATGCCTCGTGAAATAGCGTTCCACGGTCTCTACATGCCGACGGTGACCGTGATGTTTTTGATCGCGACGGTATTGGCCTGGGTGCTGGACAGAATTCTGTCGGCGTTTGATCTGTACCGTTTTTTCTGGCACCCGGCGCTGTTGCGCCTGAGCATGTTTGCTTGCATTTTCGGGGTGCTGGGGCTGACGGTTTACGGTTGA
- a CDS encoding HlyD family secretion protein produces the protein MKKLFSLTATLLVLALAIWIGHSLWVNYMNTPWTRDGRVRADVINVAADVTGTVVDVPVRDNQQVKKGDLLMQIDPDHYQIAVKEAQANVASRKATWEMRKLNASRRADMDSLVISRESRDDASNIAVSAQADYQLAQAQLEAAELNLQRTKVVASVDGYVTNLNVHRGDYARIGEAKMAVVDMNSFWVYGFFEETKLPHIRVGDPADMQLMSGQLLKGHVESIARAIYDRDNPESRELIADVNPTFNWVRLAQRLPVRIHLDSVPDGVVLAAGSTCTVIVNPGVN, from the coding sequence ATGAAAAAGCTCTTCAGTCTGACCGCCACGTTACTGGTCCTGGCCTTGGCCATTTGGATAGGTCACAGCCTGTGGGTTAACTACATGAACACACCGTGGACCCGCGATGGTCGCGTGCGCGCCGATGTGATCAACGTAGCGGCCGACGTGACTGGAACCGTGGTCGATGTGCCAGTGCGTGATAACCAGCAAGTGAAGAAGGGCGATTTGCTGATGCAGATCGACCCCGATCATTACCAGATCGCAGTTAAAGAGGCACAGGCGAACGTCGCTTCACGCAAAGCCACCTGGGAGATGCGCAAGCTCAATGCCAGCCGCCGCGCAGACATGGACAGCCTGGTGATTTCCCGTGAAAGTCGCGACGATGCCAGCAATATAGCCGTTTCAGCTCAAGCCGATTATCAGTTGGCCCAGGCGCAACTTGAGGCAGCAGAGCTCAACTTGCAACGCACCAAGGTGGTGGCGTCGGTGGACGGCTACGTTACCAACCTCAACGTGCATCGGGGTGATTACGCGCGAATTGGCGAAGCGAAAATGGCCGTCGTCGACATGAACTCGTTCTGGGTCTACGGCTTCTTCGAAGAAACAAAGTTGCCGCACATCCGTGTGGGTGACCCGGCTGACATGCAGCTAATGAGCGGTCAGTTACTCAAGGGTCACGTGGAAAGCATCGCCCGTGCGATTTATGACCGTGATAACCCGGAGAGCCGCGAACTGATCGCCGACGTCAACCCGACCTTCAACTGGGTCCGCCTGGCGCAGCGGCTGCCAGTGCGGATCCATTTGGACAGCGTGCCCGACGGCGTGGTGTTGGCGGCGGGCAGCACCTGCACCGTGATTGTTAACCCAGGGGTTAACTGA
- a CDS encoding SDR family oxidoreductase, whose translation MPIALITGCSSGIGRALADVFKTAGYEVWATARKADDVAALDAAGFFAVELDVNNGEALERLEMKLAAHGGLDLLINNAGYGAMGPLLDGGVEAMRRQFETNVFSVVGVTQALLPLLRQSKGMVVNIGSVSGVLVTPFAGAYCASKAAVHALSDALRLELAPFGIKVMEVQPGAIDTRFASNATREAELLIAESSPWWPLREAIRARANASQGNPTSATAFALDLLNAVKKRKPPRLLRLGNGCRALPLIAALVPKSLLERGLRKRFGLDKVL comes from the coding sequence ATGCCTATCGCTCTCATCACCGGGTGTTCCAGTGGCATTGGCCGGGCACTGGCAGACGTGTTCAAAACGGCGGGCTATGAAGTGTGGGCCACTGCGCGTAAAGCCGACGATGTAGCAGCGCTGGATGCCGCTGGATTTTTCGCCGTTGAGTTAGACGTCAACAATGGCGAAGCCCTTGAGCGCCTGGAAATGAAGCTCGCAGCCCACGGTGGGCTTGACTTGCTGATTAATAATGCTGGGTATGGCGCAATGGGTCCGTTGCTGGATGGCGGTGTGGAGGCCATGCGGCGGCAGTTTGAAACCAACGTATTTTCGGTGGTCGGCGTGACCCAGGCGCTGCTCCCATTGTTGCGCCAAAGTAAGGGAATGGTGGTAAACATTGGCAGCGTTTCAGGGGTTCTGGTGACGCCATTTGCGGGTGCGTATTGCGCCTCGAAAGCCGCCGTGCATGCGCTCAGCGATGCGCTACGCCTGGAGCTGGCGCCGTTCGGCATCAAGGTTATGGAGGTCCAGCCCGGGGCTATCGACACGCGCTTTGCCAGCAATGCGACCCGTGAAGCTGAGTTGTTGATCGCTGAGTCTTCGCCGTGGTGGCCGTTGCGCGAGGCGATTCGCGCCAGAGCCAATGCCTCACAAGGCAATCCGACATCTGCCACGGCATTCGCCCTCGATTTGCTCAACGCGGTGAAAAAACGAAAACCGCCACGCTTGCTACGCCTGGGAAACGGCTGCCGAGCGCTGCCATTGATAGCGGCGCTAGTACCCAAAAGTTTGCTGGAAAGAGGACTGCGCAAGCGGTTTGGTTTAGACAAAGTATTGTGA
- a CDS encoding multidrug transporter, whose translation MLIGIALILIWLVLLQRYPTKALLVSLAAALCLGLVTLWVLWQDSQDTRQLERLELRLSYSPERCPADNPLRVQLHNGNNQPLLALQWRVAAYRPGDTVNLADDVYAAPRYRGPGELKAGGDWQDCLPIPPLRPGYRAETVEFRAEHLQGNF comes from the coding sequence ATGCTGATTGGCATCGCGCTAATCCTTATATGGCTCGTCCTGCTACAGCGCTACCCCACCAAAGCCTTGCTGGTGTCGTTGGCGGCGGCGCTGTGTCTAGGGCTAGTGACGTTGTGGGTCCTGTGGCAGGACAGTCAGGACACCCGGCAGTTGGAGCGGCTTGAGCTGCGCCTGAGTTATTCGCCTGAACGCTGTCCAGCTGATAACCCTTTGCGGGTTCAATTACACAACGGTAACAACCAACCACTGTTGGCATTGCAATGGCGCGTAGCGGCCTATCGACCTGGCGACACGGTGAACCTGGCCGATGATGTCTATGCTGCACCTCGTTATCGCGGCCCCGGTGAATTAAAGGCCGGGGGAGATTGGCAAGACTGTCTACCAATACCGCCGTTGCGGCCCGGTTATCGTGCAGAAACGGTCGAGTTTCGGGCTGAGCATTTACAGGGCAATTTCTAA
- the yaaA gene encoding peroxide stress protein YaaA: protein MLMVISPAKTLDFETPPVTKRFTQPQYLDHSQELIIQLREMAPAQIADLMHLSDKLSGLNAARFGSWTPDFTPENAKQALLAFKGDVYTGLQAENFTDADFTYAQDHLRMLSGLYGLLRPLDLMQPYRLEMGTKLANARGKDLYAFWGTQISEWLNQALLEQGDDVLLNLASNEYFSAVKRSALNARIINTEFRDLKNGQYKIISFYAKKARGMMSRFVIKEQISNPEALKQFDAHGYRYSPEQSKTDTFVFLRDTPTELHR from the coding sequence ATGCTGATGGTGATTTCCCCGGCCAAAACCCTCGACTTTGAGACCCCGCCGGTCACGAAGCGCTTCACCCAGCCGCAGTACCTTGACCATTCTCAAGAGCTGATCATCCAGCTGCGGGAGATGGCGCCAGCCCAAATCGCCGACTTGATGCACCTGTCAGACAAACTCTCTGGCCTTAACGCCGCTCGCTTCGGCAGCTGGACACCTGATTTCACACCCGAAAACGCCAAGCAGGCGCTACTGGCGTTCAAAGGTGATGTTTACACCGGACTCCAGGCAGAAAACTTCACCGACGCCGATTTCACTTACGCCCAAGACCACCTGCGGATGCTTTCTGGCCTGTATGGTCTATTGCGCCCGCTGGACTTGATGCAACCGTATCGGCTGGAGATGGGCACCAAGCTGGCCAACGCTCGCGGCAAAGACTTGTATGCGTTCTGGGGCACGCAAATCAGTGAGTGGCTGAACCAGGCGTTGCTCGAACAAGGCGATGATGTGCTGCTGAACCTGGCGTCAAACGAGTATTTTTCAGCGGTGAAACGCTCAGCGCTCAACGCCCGAATCATCAATACCGAATTCCGTGACCTGAAAAATGGCCAATACAAAATCATCAGCTTCTACGCAAAGAAAGCGCGCGGCATGATGAGCCGGTTTGTGATCAAAGAACAAATCAGCAACCCCGAAGCGCTGAAGCAATTTGATGCCCATGGCTATCGCTACAGCCCTGAGCAGTCGAAGACCGACACCTTTGTTTTCCTGCGAGACACCCCGACCGAGTTACACCGATGA